The genomic DNA GTCGTTTCCCGCTTCCAACTCGGCCAGCCAGGCGTCGGCTTCCTCGGCCGTCACATGCAGACCGGTCAGCATAAAGGCCTCATGGGCGGCCAGGGCTTCCTGGCGCAAGGCTTCCCGCTGCTCTTCCCTGGCCACATACGTTTCCAGCGCCTGGAGCATGAGCGCGTGCGGCGTGCGCTTGCGCATCCGCGCCAGCTGTTGCAACCGCTCCCGCAAGGCCACGGGAAGCTTGATGCTCGTCGGCGTGGCCTGAGTCTGCGTCGGCATGAGGGCGTCCTCCTTATAGTCTTTTTAACTACCAGAAACTACCGCGTCAAGACGGCGATTGGCCACGGCTGGGGCTGGGGCGGCCTGGGAACGCCGGGCCGGACGTCCGGCCAAGCCAGCCAAAAAGCGCGGCCGGGCAGGGTCATCCGGCCAAAGCCCCCCTGCCCGGCCGCTTGTGGCGCGCCGCG from Solidesulfovibrio carbinolicus includes the following:
- a CDS encoding CopG family ribbon-helix-helix protein, with translation MPTQTQATPTSIKLPVALRERLQQLARMRKRTPHALMLQALETYVAREEQREALRQEALAAHEAFMLTGLHVTAEEADAWLAELEAGNDVEPPKCHI